Proteins co-encoded in one Salarias fasciatus chromosome 4, fSalaFa1.1, whole genome shotgun sequence genomic window:
- the gpr146 gene encoding G-protein coupled receptor 146: MWICMVYNETDTSVDFRLCQDFGLILSILSLIYLLVCFPLGLCYNVLLVAVNLSNKVSMTMPDVYFVNMAIAGLVLNLVAPVELLSSTFTRWHAWEYNNEVYITLLILFNISSLVIMYSTTLLSLDYYIERALPRTYMSSVYNTKHVCGFIWGGAVLTSFSSLLFYVCNHISTKMVECSKMQNKEAADAIMMFIGYVVPAVAVLYAFVLILRIRKESTPLDQDSARLDPSIHRLLLASVCVQFVLWTPYYMTLLVHTVAGAPGYISNAHYLPTYYFLRCVSKLLAFSSSFAMPLMYRQMNKNFSNKLQRLLRRLHCRDQSCPHERSTVQQVVT; this comes from the coding sequence ATGTGGATCTGCATGGTTTACAATGAGACGGACACCAGCGTGGACTTCCGGCTCTGCCAGGACTTCGGCCTCATCCTGTCCATCCTCTCCCTCATCTACCTCCTGGTGTGCTTCCCACTGGGCCTCTGCTACAACGTGCTGCTGGTGGCGGTGAACCTCTCCAACAAGGTGTCCATGACCATGCCCGACGTCTACTTCGTCAACATGGCCATCGCGGGGCTGGTGCTGAACCTGGTGGCGCCCGTGGAGCTGCTCAGCTCCACCTTCACCCGCTGGCACGCGTGGGAATACAACAACGAGGTCTACATCACGCTGCTCATCCTCTTCAACATCTCGTCCCTGGTCATCATGTACTCCACCACGCTGCTCAGTCTGGACTACTACATCGAGCGCGCGCTGCCCCGCACCTACATGTCCAGCGTGTACAACACCAAGCACGTGTGCGGCTTCATCTGGGGCGGCGCCGTCCTGACCAGCTTCTCCTCGCTGCTCTTCTACGTGTGCAACCACATCTCGACCAAGATGGTGGAGTGCTCCAAAATGCAGAACAAGGAAGCGGCAGACGCCATCATGATGTTCATCGGCTACGTGGTTCCCGCCGTGGCGGTGCTTTATGCGTTTGTGCTGATCCTGCGCATCAGGAAGGAGTCCACGCCCCTGGACCAGGACTCCGCCCGCCTGGACCCCTCGAtacacaggctgctgctggcctcggtgtgtgtgcagttcGTGCTGTGGACGCCGTACTACATGACCCTGCTGGTGCACACCGTGGCCGGCGCGCCGGGATACATCAGCAACGCACATTACTTACCGACCTATTACTTCCTGAGGTGCGTGTCGAAGCTGCTGgctttctccagcagcttcgCCATGCCTCTGATGTACAGACAGATGAACAAGAACTTCTCCAACAAGCTCCAGCGGCTGCTCAGGAGGCTGCACTGCAGAGACCAGTCCTGCCCTCATGAACGCTCAACAGTGCAGCAAGTGGTGACGTGA